One Podospora pseudopauciseta strain CBS 411.78 chromosome 5 map unlocalized CBS411.78m_5, whole genome shotgun sequence DNA window includes the following coding sequences:
- a CDS encoding uncharacterized protein (EggNog:ENOG503PIA2), producing MPAWPTMSGQWNAGIGGLSIGVHPGFVRSSRHLHIPAYVFPQLKCTLNLHTVPHHPTMKSRKQRSTQVRGEPATPKKMYILSLPAELLLSIVWSDRLDQYDVQALRLSCRALAPVAASRLFFRIYISKLIADRDAFLAICNSPHLVQHVREVEWLEICYALGDFGNKNKTIAKIYLEDGKELGVLDGLHQHMETASTSLFWLFNTPADPSRDGVDYDAIAATRENTIVSFRPIFEAAVDNLPNLQTFVSRPMTSQRTLPDLKYPINACHFQILQNETEENPETNDGLFLFLLPVMGRLASAVANLRWYDEFPSCTFSRPFPDSAFKGLESLEIIMMEWMRRGFPGDALAGLETALLNAAPSLRQFKLSMDVDSTSVEHYSQAWTLGGTMLKWLGNGQFALRSLSLSSMIPSPDPLLQLIKANATSLRHLCLDNIPVSSQQIRDMAQIQGLQLESIQIVRNEEVAYGQTSLLGDVYDDTGDGVSEVGDEALLNPESSGSGNGLLRTEFVTEAALLRYLRGQAPLNSDDRRVHDAVNPYNRVFISTHTRSEDDCGASERSSEYDSVEHRRSTAPRWAWGRYFHVPGHRIHGLVFAFPVPEGETVRGHKTERWSFISRDGRVAYGDDPWEWFEDWDPDAGDREEPLPYCAALEEFANLKADAEGLSPEEYLGERSEAWGLRPPEGAIQYNSIDNEESKTHQRLR from the coding sequence ATGCCTGCCTGGCCAACTATGTCTGGGCAATGGAATGCAGGAATTGGAGGCCTGTCCATAGGCGTTCATCCGGGGTTCGTCCGAAGCTCGAGGCACCTACATATACCTGCATACGTCTTTCCCCAGCTGAAATGCACACTAAACCTCCATACCGTCCCGCATCATCCAACCATGAAGTCACGAAAGCAGCGGTCAACACAAGTGAGAGGGGAACCAGCAACGCCAAAAAAGATGTACATTTTGTCGCTGCCGGCCGAGTTGCTGCTATCCATCGTATGGAGCGACCGACTTGACCAATACGACGTCCAAGCCCTGAGACTCAGTTGCCGTGCCCTCGCCCCGGTCGCCGCCAGCCGGCTCTTCTTCCGCATCTACATATCCAAACTCATTGCCGACCGCGACGCGTTTCTCGCTATTTGCAACAGTCCTCACCTAGTTCAGCACGTGAGGGAAGTTGAGTGGCTTGAGATTTGCTACGCCCTCGGTGACTTTggcaacaaaaacaaaactaTCGCCAAGATATACCTTGAGGACGGCAAGGAACTTGGCGTCCTCGACGGTCTACATCAGCACATGGAAACTGCATCTACATCCCTGTTCTGGCTATTCAACACCCCCGCAGATCCCTCGCGGGATGGCGTTGACTATGATGCGATTGCCGCTACGCGGGAAAATACTATTGTCTCGTTCCGTCCCATTTTCGAAGCAGCTGTCGACAATCTGCCCAACCTACAGACTTTTGTCTCACGTCCCATGACCTCGCAAAGGACTTTGCCCGATCTGAAGTATCCCATCAACGCTTGTCACTTTCAAATCCTCCAAAATGAGACTGAGGAGAACCCCGAAACAAATGATGGgctttttctcttcctcctccccgtcatgGGTAGACTGGCATCGGCCGTGGCAAACCTGCGCTGGTATGACGAGTTCCCCAGCTGTACCTTTTCCCGCCCGTTCCCGGACTCGGCATTCAAAGGCCTGGAATCACTCGAGATAATCATGATGgagtggatgaggaggggtttTCCTGGCGATGCGTTGGCGGGACTAGAAACGGCACTGTTGAATGCAGCGCCAAGCCTACGTCAGTTTAAGCTTAGCATGGACGTCGACTCAACGTCAGTCGAACACTATTCTCAAGCCTGGACTCTTGGAGGCACCATGCTCAAGTGGCTCGGCAACGGTCAATTCGCTCTGCGGTCCTTGAGCCTGTCCTCCATGATTCCCTCACCAGACCCCTTGCTGCAACTCATCAAGGCTAACGCCACCTCGCTGCGCCATCTCTGCCTCGATAACATCCCTGTCTCTTCGCAACAGATACGAGACATGGCTCAAATCCAGGGGCTCCAGTTAGAGTCTATACAGATAGTTCGGAATGAAGAGGTGGCGTATGGCCAAACCTCTCTGTTGGGGGACGTCTACGATGACACCGGTGATGGTGTCTCAGAGGTCGGGGACGAAGCCCTACTGAACCCCGAATCGTCAGGGTCTGGCAATGGCTTGCTTAGGACAGAGTTTGTCACGGAAGCTGCTCTGCTCCGATATTTGCGAGGTCAAGCACCTCTCAACAGCGATGACCGGCGGGTACACGATGCGGTCAATCCCTACAACCGCGTCTTCATCTCCACACACACGAGAAGCGAAGACGACTGCGGTGCGAGCGAGAGAAGCTCGGAGTATGACAGCGTCGAACACCGCCGGAGCACTGCGCCAAGATGGGCATGGGGACGATACTTTCACGTCCCCGGCCACAGAATCCATGGTTTGGTATTTGCTTTCCCGGTCCCTGAGGGAGAAACGGTTCGTGGACATAAAACAGAACGGTGGAGTTTCATATCTCGCGACGGCCGGGTGGCATACGGGGATGACCCTTGGGAGTGGTTTGAGGACTGGGATCCTGACGCTGGGGACCGAGAGGAGCCGCTGCCGTACTGCGCGGCCCTCGAGGAGTTTGCCAACTTGAAAGCCGACGCCGAAGGTTTGAGTCCGGAAGAGTACCTGGGAGAGCGTTCGGAGGCATGGGGGTTGCGGCCACCCGAGGGGGCAATTCAGTATAACAGTATTGACAATGAGGAGAGCAAGACTCATCAAAGACTGCGATGA
- a CDS encoding uncharacterized protein (EggNog:ENOG503NZDK; COG:G) translates to MSLHLCNPTTFSSLPLPVSASLLSLTATPVTNYSASVPAIYRLTAPAIAYTNLSFCNITLTYTHPGQNDSIIIETWLPAASSSSNLTTNPTNPWNSRLLAVGGGGYQAGRFDLSYAGMQGGLGEGYATITTDAGLGSDTTARRWALLSEGNVNLYNLLNLGSASLGDMGFIGKEIIKAFYGKGPEYSYFNGCSQGGRQGMVLAQRFPGLFDGIVAGAPAVYWSEAMGGFQWPQVVMNEGGEWPFGCEVDAIGEEATKQCDELDGVVDGIVQEVEGCLRAFDPFGMVGRGVECAQLGGRVITITEAAAAVVNKTWHGRERVDGRKVWYGLVPGSDLTVNGSGIVATNCTEEGCVGRANPLGKDWFELFVEKSSTADVSNMTHRKLDRYVKATKQDFGSLLETDDTDLAEFKRQSGKLISWHGLIDQLLSPKATERYYQDVSAIVSETQEFYRHYEVPGLEHCFGGPSGNPLELLGQLRAWVEQGIAPEASPVNVTRLDGTTEARVVCPYPQKAKFDASCIEGACWTCENAIRPPL, encoded by the coding sequence atgtccCTTCACCTCTgcaaccccaccaccttctcctccctccccctccccgtctccgcctccctcctctcccttaCCGCCACCCCAGTAACCAACTACTCTGCCTCCGTCCCAGCCATCTACCGCCTCACCGCCCCCGCAATCGCCtacaccaacctctccttctgcAACATCACCCTAACCTACACCCACCCAGGCCAAAAcgacagcatcatcatcgaaACCTGGCTACCCGccgcctcatcatcatccaacctcaccaccaaccccaccaacccctggAACTCCCGCCTCCTAGCCGTAGGAGGAGGCGGCTACCAAGCCGGCCGCTTCGACCTCTCCTACGCCGGTATGCAAGGCGGCCTAGGAGAAGGCTAcgcaaccatcaccaccgacgcCGGCCTCGGGTccgacaccaccgcccgTCGGTGGGCGCTGCTAAGCGAGGGAAATGTGAACTTGTATAACCTCCTCAATCTGGGGAGCGCAAGTCTTGGTGATATGGGCTTCATAGGTAAAGAAATCATCAAGGCTTTTTACGGAAAGGGGCCGGAATACAGCTACTTCAATGGGTGTTCCCAGGGCGGGAGGCAAGGGATGGTACTTGCGCAGAGGTTTCCGGGCTTGTTTGACGGGATTGTTGCCGGGGCGCCGGCGGTGTATTGGAGTGAGGCGATGGGCGGGTTTCAGTGGCCgcaggtggtgatgaatgaagggggggagtggcCGTTCGGTTGTGAGGTTGATGCtattggggaggaggccacGAAGCAGTGTGATGagttggatggggtggtggatgggattgtgcaagaggtggaggggtgttTGCGGGCGTTTGATCCgtttgggatggtggggaggggggttgagtGTGCTCagttgggagggagggtgatCACGATcacggaggcggcggcggcggtggtgaacAAGACTTGGcatgggagggagagggtggatgggaggaaggtgtGGTATGGGCTTGTGCCGGGGAGTGATTTGACTGTGAATGGGTCTGGGATTGTGGCGACGAATTGTACCGAGGAGGGGTGTGTTGGAAGGGCAAACCCGCTTGGGAAGGACTGGTTTGAGTTGTTTGTTGAGAAGAGCTCGACGGCGGATGTTTCCAACATGACTCACAGGAAGCTGGATCGCTATGTGAAAGCCACCAAACAGGACTTTGGTTCTTTGCTCGAGACAGACGACACAGACTTGGCTGAGTTTAAGAGACAAAGCGGCAAGTTGATCAGCTGGCATGGGCTGATCGATCAGCTCTTGTCCCCCAAGGCCACCGAGCGGTATTATCAGGATGTGTCTGCCATTGTGTCGGAGACACAGGAGTTCTACCGACATTACGAAGTCCCTGGTCTTGAGCATTGCTTTGGCGGCCCGAGTGGAAACCCCCTCGAGCTGTTGGGACAACTGCGGGCTTGGGTCGAGCAGGGCATTGCTCCTGAGGCTTCGCCCGTGAATGTGACTAGGTTGGATGGCACGACTGAGGCTAGGGTAGTGTGCCCGTATCCTCAAAAGGCCAAATTCGATGCGTCTTGCATAGAGGGGGCGTGTTGGACCTGTGAGAATGCGATCCGCCCTCCGCTTTAG
- a CDS encoding uncharacterized protein (EggNog:ENOG503PFH4) has product MARLQDLPVELLTKIVEDFCWCRSPPPHADCHCLTIRCEAHLGREETGLEADYETLAALCLTSRLFNDLATKHLYHYIPDLDSDAQWWLLLRTLVTRRDLGQHVRSLDIVTRDYKTTPDYPEVERYLQDQVKALQARRVEAGGKLSPWEEREFSTGASNYLISLLTSLCPNVESIRARLTGDSFNFCGAQTMSMLKKVAFEWYDTEGGICLAGLRNLLQAAPSIDSMIISPFSQEDDDKLDLTLNKLTYLELRHSMVGAGALDSIYKLCPNLEIFKYETGDACIGYEQFAPQDLQRATLNHARKLRMLMMKEGPGRWEELYDEHLHPGVYEDALVELDAALKARGIECRITPLEDESV; this is encoded by the coding sequence ATGGCCCGTCTTCAGGACCTCCCCGTTGAGCTTCTTACAAAGATTGTCGAGGATTTCTGCTGGTGTCGATCACCTCCGCCTCACGCAGATTGCCATTGTCTGACGATACGGTGCGAAGCCCATCTTGGCAGAGAGGAGACTGGCCTCGAGGCTGATTATGAGACGCTTGCCGCACTCTGCCTGACGTCCAGGCTGTTCAACGATCTCGCCACAAAGCACTTGTACCACTACATCCCGGATCTCGACTCGGACGCTCAGTGGTGGCTGCTCCTTCGAACACTGGTTACTCGCCGTGACCTTGGCCAACATGTCCGATCATTAGACATAGTGACCCGGGATTATAAAACGACACCAGATTACCCGGAAGTTGAAAGATATCTGCAGGACCAGGTGAAAGCCTTGCAAGCTCGGCGGGTAGAGGCTGGCGGAAAACTCTCACCATGGGAAGAACGGGAATTCAGCACTGGGGCGAGCAACTATCTAATCAGTCTCTTGACATCTTTGTGTCCCAACGTGGAGAGCATTCGCGCCCGGCTCACCGGGGATTCCTTCAATTTCTGTGGCGCTCAGACGATGTCGATGTTGAAAAAGGTTGCGTTCGAGTGGTACGATACAGAAGGCGGAATCTGTCTTGCTGGTCTCCGAAACCTTCTTCAGGCCGCTCCCAGCATTGATAGCATGATAATCTCACCCTTCAGtcaggaggatgacgacaaGCTTGACTTGACGCTAAACAAACTCACCTATTTGGAACTGAGGCACTCCATGGTGGGGGCTGGAGCTTTGGATTCCATCTACAAGTTGTGCCCAAACCTCGAGATATTCAAGTATGAGACCGGGGACGCCTGCATTGGCTATGAGCAGTTTGCACCCCAGGACCTTCAGCGGGCGACTCTAAACCATGCTCGGAAGCTCaggatgctgatgatgaaggaAGGCCCTGGCAGATGGGAAGAATTGTATGACGAACACCTGCATCCAGGCGTGTACGAAGATGCCTTGGTGGAATTGGATGCTGCACTGAAGGCTCGGGGGATTGAGTGCAGGATAACGCCGTTGGAGGACGAAAGTGTATAG